A window of the Lactuca sativa cultivar Salinas chromosome 5, Lsat_Salinas_v11, whole genome shotgun sequence genome harbors these coding sequences:
- the LOC111880971 gene encoding 26S proteasome regulatory subunit 4 homolog A: MGQGTPGGMNRQGMPGDRKNDGEKKEKKFEPAAPPARVGRKQRKQKGPEAAARLPTVTPHSKCRLRLLKLERIKDYLLMEEEFVANQERLKPQEEKTEEDRSKVDDLRGSPMSVGNLEELIDENHAIVSSSVGPEYYVGILSFVDKDQLEPGCAILMHNKVLSVVGLLQDDVDPMVSVMKVEKAPLESYADIGGLDAQIQEIKEAVELPLTHPELYEDIGIKPPKGVILYGEPGTGKTLLAKAVANSTSATFLRVVGSELIQKYLGDGPKLVRELFRVADDLSPSIVFIDEIDAVGTKRYDAHSGGEREIQRTMLELLNQLDGFDSRGDVKVILATNKIESLDPALLRPGRIDRKIEFPLPDIKTRRRIFQIHTSRMTLSDDVNLEEFVMTKDEFSGADIKAICTEAGLLALRERRMKVTHPDFKKAKDKVMFKKKEGVPEGLYM; this comes from the exons ATGGGTCAGGGAACTCCCGGCGGTATGAACCGGCAAGGTATGCCAGGCGATCGAAAGAACGATGgcgagaagaaggagaagaaatttGAGCCAGCAGCACCGCCGGCTCGTGTTGGACGAAAACAGCGGAAGCAGAAGGGACCAGAAGCAGCGGCTAGGTTACCCACGGTGACGCCACATTCAAAGTGTAGGCTAAGGCTCTTAAAGCTTGAGCGAATTAAAGATTACTTGTTGATGGAAGAGGAGTTTGTGGCTAATCAGGAGAGGTTGAAGCCTCAGGAAGAGAAGACTGAAGAAGATAGGTCAAAGGTCGACGATCTTCGTGGATCTCCGATGAGTGTTGGAAACCTCGAGGAGCTTATTGACGAGAATCACGCTATTGTATCGTCATCAGTCGGACCGGAGTATTACGTTGGTATTTTGTCGTTTGTCGATAAGGATCAGCTTGAGCCAGGATGTGCAATCTTGATGCACAATAAG GTTCTTTCTGTTGTTGGTCTTCTTCAAGACGATGTGGATCCCATGGTGTCTGTGATGAAAGTTGAGAAGGCTCCTTTGGAGTCTTATGCTGACATTGGTGGACTAGATGCCCAGATACAAGAAATCAAGGAGGCAGTGGAGCTCCCTCTGACTCACCCTGAATTATACGAGGACATCGGTATCAAGCCTCCAAAGGGAGTCATACTCTATGGAGAGCCTGGAACAGGCAAGACATTGCTTGCAAAG GCAGTGGCAAACTCCACATCAGCAACTTTCTTACGTGTTGTTGGAAGTGAGTTGATTCAGAAGTACCTTGGAGATGGTCCTAAGTTGGTGAGAGAACTTTTCAGAGTTGCTGATGACCTCTCCCCAtctatcgtcttcattgatgaaatCGATGCTGTTGGAACAAAGAG GTATGATGCCCATTCTGGAGGTGAACGTGAAATTCAGAGGACTATGTTGGAGTTGTTGAATCAGTTGGATGGATTTGATTCAAGAGGTGATGTGAAAGTGATACTTGCCACTAATAAAATTGAAAGTCTTGATCCTGCTTTGCTTCGACCTGGACGTATAGATAGGAAGATTGAGTTTCCACTTCCTGACATCAAAACAAGGAGGCGTATATTCCAg ATACACACATCAAGAATGACACTATCAGATGATGTGAACTTGGAGGAATTTGTGATGACAAAAGATGAGTTCTCGGGGGCTGATATCAAGGCTATTTGCACTGAGGCTGGATTGCTTGCTCTAAGAGAACGTCGAATGAAG GTGACACATCCAGATTTTAAGAAGGCCAAGGACAAGGTTATGTTCAAGAAGAAAGAAGGTGTTCCAGAAGGGCTCTATATGTGA